A genome region from Deinococcus sp. KNUC1210 includes the following:
- a CDS encoding DNA polymerase/3'-5' exonuclease PolX, translated as MTKPVPQQFDPDTGEIMGHLKALISALKRSADLLDVLGAEEFRANAFRGAARSLEGQDETLETLAAREFRRIPKVGPGIAAELMTYVQTGVFGPLAELEAQLPPGVLSLFRVRGLGPKKIRALWEAGIDSLQTLWEAAQDGRLSKLKGFGVKSAATLSDAAEFALTSQSREFLNTALRLGTQVATLLDGLEPRLSGELRRGLDTVGTVRLTATATATQLRERLDGRLDEVQMVEGKPLLTGRLEGLPVEIGHAAAETRGALDLMFGGGAAYRQATRARAQELGLSLSGRGLKRGPALLETPAEADVLRELGWPELPPEYREDEHWALGAAALAALPPAEALLRVQDLRALLHTHSTWSDGTASIEAMAREAERLDFGADGGCYLGTGDHSGAAHYANGLDAGRLRQQLREVRELQAAGVPLVAGAEVDILEDGSLDYPDELLAQLDYVVVSVHSHFTLPSERQTERLIRAVSHPLTTILGHPTGRLLLRRPSYALDLEAVLEACAAQGTVVEINASPYRLDLDWRVALRWRDRLKFAINTDAHTLGGLTDVQYGVMAARKAGLLPEQVVNTLGRQAFLDFVGAQRAQR; from the coding sequence ATGACGAAACCGGTACCTCAGCAGTTCGACCCCGATACCGGAGAAATCATGGGGCACCTGAAGGCGCTGATATCGGCTCTGAAGCGCAGCGCCGATCTGCTCGACGTGCTGGGAGCCGAGGAGTTCCGCGCCAACGCCTTCCGGGGCGCGGCCCGCAGCCTGGAGGGACAGGACGAAACGCTGGAAACGCTCGCGGCCCGCGAATTCCGGCGCATTCCAAAAGTGGGGCCAGGCATCGCCGCCGAGCTGATGACCTACGTGCAGACCGGCGTGTTCGGACCGCTGGCCGAGCTGGAAGCGCAACTGCCACCGGGCGTACTGAGCCTGTTCCGGGTACGCGGGCTGGGGCCAAAGAAGATTCGCGCCCTGTGGGAAGCGGGCATCGACTCCTTGCAGACGCTGTGGGAGGCCGCGCAGGACGGGCGACTGTCGAAGCTCAAGGGGTTCGGGGTCAAGAGCGCCGCCACCCTCTCGGACGCGGCCGAGTTCGCCCTGACCTCGCAGTCACGTGAATTCCTGAACACTGCCCTCCGGCTGGGCACACAGGTGGCGACCCTGCTGGACGGTCTGGAACCCCGGCTTTCCGGCGAGCTGCGGCGCGGCCTGGACACCGTGGGCACCGTGCGCCTGACCGCGACTGCCACGGCCACGCAGCTGCGTGAGCGGCTCGACGGGCGGCTGGACGAAGTGCAGATGGTCGAAGGAAAACCGCTGCTGACCGGGCGGCTGGAGGGTCTGCCGGTCGAGATCGGCCACGCGGCTGCCGAGACACGCGGCGCACTCGACCTGATGTTCGGAGGCGGCGCGGCCTACCGACAGGCAACACGGGCCAGAGCGCAGGAACTCGGCCTGTCGCTGTCGGGGCGCGGTCTGAAGCGCGGCCCAGCGCTGCTGGAAACACCAGCCGAGGCCGACGTGCTGCGCGAACTCGGCTGGCCCGAGCTGCCGCCCGAGTACCGCGAGGATGAACACTGGGCGCTGGGAGCCGCTGCCCTGGCCGCGCTGCCCCCCGCCGAGGCTCTGCTGCGGGTGCAGGATCTGCGGGCGCTGCTGCACACCCACTCCACCTGGTCAGACGGCACCGCCAGCATCGAGGCGATGGCCCGCGAGGCCGAGCGGCTGGATTTCGGTGCAGACGGCGGCTGTTACCTGGGAACAGGCGACCATTCCGGCGCGGCGCACTATGCCAACGGGCTGGATGCCGGGCGGCTGCGGCAGCAACTCCGGGAAGTGCGCGAGTTGCAGGCTGCCGGTGTGCCGCTGGTCGCGGGCGCAGAGGTGGACATTCTGGAAGACGGCTCACTCGATTATCCCGATGAGCTGCTGGCTCAGCTCGATTACGTGGTGGTCAGCGTCCACAGCCATTTCACCCTGCCCAGCGAGCGCCAGACCGAGCGCCTGATCCGGGCGGTATCGCACCCGCTGACCACCATCCTGGGGCACCCCACCGGCCGCCTGCTGCTGCGCCGACCCAGCTATGCGCTCGATCTGGAAGCGGTGCTGGAAGCCTGCGCCGCACAGGGCACGGTGGTCGAGATCAATGCCAGTCCCTACCGACTCGATCTGGATTGGCGCGTGGCGCTGCGCTGGCGCGACCGGCTGAAATTCGCCATCAACACCGACGCCCACACGCTCGGCGGCCTGACCGACGTGCAGTACGGCGTCATGGCTGCCCGGAAGGCCGGACTGCTGCCGGAACAGGTGGTCAATACGCTGGGCCGTCAGGCGTTTCTGGACTTCGTCGGCGCACAGCGGGCGCAGCGCTGA
- a CDS encoding CAP domain-containing protein yields the protein MRRQHSSGGGHTHSNHVAGGGTGSTVSTQTLSPEETQILAAVDVARSQARVCGTQSFAATTPLTWNTLLAKAAKDHSQDLADVDFTADPNHPDLMHIGSNGSTAQQRIEAAGYIGWTSIGENFAAGYDVSQVVDAWIASPGHCKNLMSPKFHEIGVGYVYSASAKYHTYYTQDFGTR from the coding sequence TTGCGGAGGCAGCACAGTTCCGGCGGTGGTCATACCCACTCCAACCACGTCGCAGGGGGAGGCACGGGCAGCACCGTCAGCACCCAGACGCTCAGCCCCGAAGAGACTCAGATTCTGGCGGCGGTCGATGTGGCGCGGTCCCAGGCCCGCGTGTGTGGAACGCAGTCCTTCGCCGCGACCACCCCGCTGACCTGGAACACGCTGCTCGCCAAGGCGGCCAAAGATCACTCGCAGGATCTGGCCGACGTGGATTTTACCGCCGACCCCAACCACCCCGACCTGATGCACATCGGCAGCAATGGCAGCACCGCTCAGCAGCGGATTGAGGCGGCAGGCTACATCGGCTGGACGAGCATCGGAGAGAACTTCGCCGCTGGCTACGACGTTTCGCAGGTCGTGGATGCCTGGATCGCCAGCCCGGGCCACTGCAAGAACCTGATGAGCCCGAAATTCCACGAAATCGGCGTGGGCTACGTGTACAGCGCCAGCGCCAAGTATCACACCTACTACACCCAGGATTTCGGAACCCGCTGA
- the glmU gene encoding bifunctional UDP-N-acetylglucosamine diphosphorylase/glucosamine-1-phosphate N-acetyltransferase GlmU, giving the protein MSDLPQEQPNDQPPAPRPLDVVVLAAGAGTRMRSKLPKMLHQVLGRPMVAWSVRAAQQLGARDIVVVTGHGAAQVEAALAPLGVRFARQEQQLGTGHAFLQAAHQLRGGADVLLLYGDSPMLPASTLRALLDAHRSGHNALTVLTSELPDATGYGRIIRAPSGEVLKIVEEKAATPQEKLVREFNSGVYVMNAAAPELAERIGNDNAAGEYYITDLLALYRQSGSRVAAFRIADPGEVMGANDRVQLAELENIMRARINEAHMRAGVTIQDPATTLIEDTVTIAPDSLLEPGVILRGETYIGEGVTVGAYSVLSDCVLEDGVTVKPHSVLEGSHVGRGSDVGPFARLRPGTRLGEGVHIGNFVETKNARLHGGVKAGHLAYLGDVEIGQETNIGAGTIVANFDGLNKHQSQIGAGVFIGSNSTLIAPRSIGDGAFVAGGSTLNKDVPEGAMAIARGQQRILEGWSRRYWQGMGEKVGQKLPWLAGWLAQQPDAER; this is encoded by the coding sequence ATGAGCGACCTTCCCCAGGAGCAGCCGAACGATCAGCCGCCCGCGCCGCGCCCCCTGGACGTGGTGGTGCTGGCTGCCGGAGCGGGTACGCGCATGCGCTCGAAGCTCCCCAAGATGCTGCATCAGGTGCTGGGTCGCCCGATGGTGGCCTGGAGCGTGCGGGCCGCGCAGCAGCTCGGCGCACGCGACATCGTGGTGGTGACGGGGCATGGTGCGGCGCAGGTCGAGGCGGCGCTGGCACCGCTGGGGGTGCGTTTTGCCCGCCAGGAACAGCAGCTCGGCACCGGGCACGCCTTTCTTCAGGCCGCGCACCAGCTTCGTGGCGGGGCCGACGTGCTGCTGCTGTACGGCGACAGCCCGATGCTGCCCGCCTCGACGCTGCGGGCGCTGCTGGACGCACACCGCAGTGGTCACAATGCCCTGACGGTTCTGACAAGCGAACTGCCCGACGCCACCGGCTACGGGCGCATCATCCGTGCGCCGAGCGGCGAGGTGCTGAAGATCGTCGAGGAGAAGGCTGCCACCCCTCAGGAAAAACTGGTGCGCGAGTTCAACAGCGGTGTCTACGTGATGAATGCGGCAGCGCCGGAACTGGCCGAGCGCATCGGCAACGACAACGCGGCGGGCGAGTATTACATCACCGACCTGCTGGCGCTGTACCGCCAGAGCGGGTCACGGGTGGCAGCCTTCCGCATTGCCGACCCCGGCGAGGTGATGGGGGCCAACGACCGCGTTCAGCTCGCGGAACTGGAAAACATCATGCGGGCGCGGATCAACGAGGCGCATATGCGGGCGGGTGTGACCATTCAGGACCCGGCCACCACCCTGATCGAAGATACCGTGACCATCGCGCCCGACAGTCTGCTGGAACCGGGCGTCATTCTGCGCGGCGAAACCTACATCGGTGAGGGCGTGACGGTGGGGGCCTACAGCGTGTTGAGCGACTGCGTGCTGGAAGACGGCGTGACTGTCAAGCCGCACAGCGTGCTGGAAGGCAGCCACGTGGGGCGCGGCAGCGACGTGGGACCGTTTGCGCGACTGCGTCCGGGAACGCGTCTGGGTGAGGGCGTGCATATCGGCAACTTCGTCGAAACCAAGAATGCCCGGCTGCATGGCGGCGTCAAGGCCGGACATCTGGCGTATCTGGGCGATGTCGAGATCGGGCAGGAAACCAACATCGGCGCGGGTACCATCGTCGCCAATTTCGACGGACTGAACAAACATCAGAGCCAGATCGGGGCGGGCGTGTTCATCGGCTCGAACAGCACCCTGATCGCGCCGCGCTCGATCGGAGACGGAGCCTTCGTGGCGGGTGGTAGCACCCTGAACAAGGACGTGCCCGAAGGCGCGATGGCGATTGCACGGGGGCAGCAGCGCATTCTGGAAGGCTGGTCGCGGCGCTACTGGCAGGGCATGGGCGAGAAGGTCGGGCAGAAGCTGCCGTGGCTGGCAGGGTGGCTGGCACAGCAGCCAGACGCCGAACGTTGA
- the tatC gene encoding twin-arginine translocase subunit TatC, with protein MAEQNVPGMLEKSAPLLDHLEELRTRIIYMLVFLAAGLGIAWNFVPQIIKLLQEPLTHTNLYKAGKLQLVATQLPEQLLLSFNIALWAGLALSLPFILHQVWLFIAPGLYADEKRWAAPFIIGAGFSFLLGVFTAYELIVPPMVKFLADFLGGTVAGFLSIGTYIGQLTTVMIAFGLFFEMPILAVVLTKIGIVNHVMLGKVRKFAFILCLVAGAVITPTTDPVNMSLFAGPLYLLYELGVLLSRVFRKREVVDELTTGDPFAGA; from the coding sequence GTGGCCGAACAGAACGTGCCTGGAATGCTTGAAAAGAGTGCGCCGCTGCTCGATCACCTCGAAGAGCTGCGTACCCGCATCATCTATATGCTGGTCTTTCTGGCGGCGGGGCTGGGCATCGCCTGGAATTTCGTGCCACAGATCATCAAGCTGCTTCAGGAACCGCTGACGCATACCAATCTGTACAAGGCTGGAAAGTTGCAGCTGGTGGCGACCCAGCTGCCCGAACAGCTGCTCCTGAGCTTCAATATCGCGCTGTGGGCGGGGCTGGCGCTGTCGCTGCCGTTCATCCTGCATCAGGTGTGGCTGTTCATCGCGCCGGGCCTGTACGCCGACGAGAAGCGCTGGGCGGCTCCGTTTATCATCGGGGCGGGCTTCAGCTTTCTGCTGGGTGTTTTTACTGCCTACGAACTGATCGTGCCGCCGATGGTCAAGTTCCTGGCCGATTTCCTGGGCGGCACGGTGGCGGGTTTTCTCAGCATCGGCACGTATATCGGGCAGCTCACCACCGTCATGATCGCCTTCGGGCTGTTTTTCGAGATGCCGATTCTGGCCGTCGTCCTCACCAAGATCGGCATCGTCAATCACGTGATGCTGGGCAAGGTCCGCAAATTCGCCTTCATTCTGTGTCTGGTCGCGGGAGCGGTCATCACGCCGACCACCGATCCGGTCAACATGTCGCTGTTTGCCGGGCCGCTCTATCTGCTGTACGAACTGGGCGTGCTGCTGTCGCGGGTGTTCCGCAAGCGCGAGGTCGTGGATGAACTGACCACCGGCGATCCCTTTGCCGGAGCCTGA
- a CDS encoding bifunctional 3-deoxy-7-phosphoheptulonate synthase/chorismate mutase, with product MNPTASIEDLRRQVDDINLELLKLLSRRGEVVAQIGHAKTLEGRPHHYDPKREEDQFHTLETLNPGPFTNAAVKAVFKEIFKASLDLEEANDKKQLLVSRKVQKTDTVLSIGSVRIGGDSPPVLLAGPCSIESEEQMDATAHFLAGRGVKMLRGGAYKPRTSPYGFQGMGVDGLIIGAGAARENGQIFVTEVMDTRDVEVVSEYADILQVGARNMHNFALLREVGRAGKPVLLKRGLSATIEEWLYAAEYILAEGNMQVILCERGIRTFEKWTRNTLDLSAVALAKQETHLPVFVDVTHAAGRRDLLIPLAKAALAVGADGIHVEVHPNPATALSDNEQQLDFAGFEAFQTEIAPYMNAMVAR from the coding sequence ATGAACCCCACAGCTTCTATCGAAGACCTGCGCCGTCAGGTCGATGACATCAATCTGGAACTTCTCAAACTGCTGAGCCGCCGGGGTGAAGTCGTCGCCCAGATCGGCCATGCCAAAACGCTGGAAGGCCGCCCGCACCACTACGATCCCAAGCGTGAGGAAGACCAGTTTCACACGCTGGAAACGCTCAACCCCGGCCCCTTCACCAACGCCGCCGTCAAAGCGGTCTTCAAGGAGATCTTCAAGGCCAGCCTCGATCTGGAGGAGGCCAACGACAAGAAGCAACTGCTGGTGTCGCGCAAGGTGCAGAAGACCGACACCGTGCTGAGCATCGGCAGCGTGCGGATCGGCGGCGACAGCCCGCCCGTGCTGCTGGCGGGGCCGTGCAGCATCGAGTCGGAAGAGCAGATGGACGCCACCGCGCACTTTCTGGCGGGCCGTGGCGTGAAGATGCTGCGCGGCGGAGCGTACAAGCCGCGCACCAGTCCCTACGGCTTTCAGGGCATGGGCGTGGACGGTCTGATCATCGGCGCCGGAGCCGCCCGCGAGAACGGACAGATCTTCGTGACCGAAGTGATGGACACGAGAGACGTGGAAGTGGTGTCGGAATACGCCGATATTCTGCAGGTGGGCGCACGGAACATGCATAACTTCGCCCTGCTGCGCGAGGTGGGCCGTGCGGGCAAGCCGGTGCTGCTCAAGCGCGGCCTGTCCGCCACCATCGAGGAGTGGCTCTACGCCGCCGAGTACATTCTGGCTGAGGGCAACATGCAGGTGATTCTGTGTGAACGCGGTATTCGCACCTTCGAGAAGTGGACGCGCAACACGCTCGATCTGAGTGCGGTGGCCCTCGCCAAGCAGGAAACCCACCTGCCGGTCTTCGTGGATGTCACACACGCTGCGGGCCGCCGCGACCTGCTGATTCCGCTGGCGAAGGCGGCGCTGGCAGTGGGCGCAGACGGCATTCACGTCGAAGTTCACCCCAACCCGGCAACCGCTCTGTCCGACAACGAGCAGCAGCTCGACTTCGCCGGATTCGAGGCCTTTCAGACAGAGATCGCGCCGTACATGAACGCCATGGTTGCCCGCTGA
- the hisJ gene encoding histidinol-phosphatase HisJ: protein MTAPHLFDSHMHTPLCGHATGHPREYAQAALDAGLAGIVFTDHIPMPAWYDAPWRMRLDQLAEYVDMVQETRAEFAGRLTVGMGLEADFHPGTERFVEEVLAAHDWDYVIGSVHYIGAWGFDNPAFVDEYERRDLGSLYRHYYALIEGAARSGLFDAIGHLDLPKKFGHRDPDAHRTGSAALRTLDTIAALGLSLDYNTAGERKPVQEAYPSPDLLAAAAQRGIPLVLGSDAHKPQEVGFQFAAAARRIREAGEASCITWEGYELRTRR from the coding sequence ATGACCGCACCGCACCTGTTTGACTCGCATATGCACACGCCGCTGTGTGGACACGCCACGGGCCACCCACGCGAGTACGCCCAGGCCGCCCTTGACGCCGGGCTGGCGGGCATCGTTTTCACCGACCATATTCCGATGCCCGCGTGGTACGACGCGCCCTGGCGCATGCGGCTCGATCAGCTGGCCGAGTACGTGGACATGGTGCAGGAAACGCGGGCAGAGTTCGCCGGACGCCTGACGGTGGGAATGGGGCTGGAAGCCGACTTTCATCCCGGCACCGAGCGCTTCGTGGAAGAAGTGCTGGCTGCCCACGACTGGGATTACGTGATCGGCAGCGTGCATTACATCGGCGCGTGGGGCTTCGACAACCCCGCCTTTGTCGATGAGTACGAACGCCGCGACCTGGGCAGCCTGTACCGCCACTATTACGCCCTGATCGAGGGAGCAGCCCGCAGCGGTCTGTTCGACGCCATCGGACATCTGGACCTGCCCAAAAAATTCGGCCACCGCGACCCGGACGCCCACCGCACAGGCAGCGCGGCGCTGCGGACGCTCGACACCATCGCCGCCCTCGGCCTGAGCCTCGATTACAACACGGCCGGCGAGCGCAAACCCGTGCAGGAAGCGTACCCGTCGCCAGACCTGCTGGCCGCCGCCGCCCAGCGCGGTATTCCGCTGGTTCTGGGCAGCGACGCACACAAGCCGCAGGAAGTGGGCTTTCAGTTCGCGGCGGCAGCGCGGCGCATCAGGGAAGCGGGGGAAGCATCGTGCATTACCTGGGAAGGGTACGAACTGAGGACGCGGAGGTGA
- the tatA gene encoding twin-arginine translocase TatA/TatE family subunit: MGPVEIILIVVVVVLLFGARKLPEIGKGLGQGIKEFKQTATAKDDGTTVTVVKPEDRS, translated from the coding sequence ATGGGGCCAGTGGAAATTATTCTGATCGTCGTTGTGGTGGTGCTGCTGTTCGGTGCTCGTAAGCTGCCGGAAATCGGCAAGGGGCTGGGCCAGGGCATCAAGGAATTCAAGCAGACGGCCACGGCCAAAGACGACGGCACCACCGTCACCGTCGTCAAGCCTGAAGACCGCAGTTAA
- a CDS encoding DAK2 domain-containing protein translates to MPEQTPTQTLSPGQLAEAFRYATDWLGVFREQVNALNVYPVPDGDTGTNMHLTMQSVRRELDTCDQNSMPSVARAISYGALLGARGNSGVILSQLLKGFSDSIRELKNVTAAQLSAALQAAQKAGYGAVMKPVEGTILSVARGLADGAKGDSPDMVLENALLAGQVALDHTPEQLPVLKQAGVVDSGGQGYLYVVQGILASLRGDELPAAPDVTAYAQEGFEHEEFGYCTEFLMEKATLPIEKIRELVAPFGDSLLVVGAEGFVKGHIHTNEPDDLLATVGRHGRMLKTKVEDMAEQHTEILAQAGSVTRAEQELPKSGLVAVASGYGLVKLFRSLGARIVSGGQTANPSVQDIVDAARSVSAERVIILPNNKNVLMAAQKAAELLEGRAEVVPTRTLGQGVGAALAFSQDTDASELTESMQEAAKAVTTFEVTRASRTTSLTTKDGRTLEIADGDVIGLQDDELTHAGGSPEDAVLEMLTHSYAGQEIITVFTGPNVTPEQQQDVKDRLGKEFQMAEIEVHAGGPDLYDYLVTME, encoded by the coding sequence ATGCCTGAGCAGACGCCCACCCAGACGCTCTCGCCGGGGCAACTTGCCGAAGCGTTTCGTTACGCGACCGACTGGCTCGGTGTGTTCCGCGAGCAGGTCAATGCGCTGAACGTCTATCCGGTGCCCGACGGCGACACCGGCACCAACATGCACCTGACCATGCAGAGCGTGCGCCGCGAACTCGATACCTGCGACCAGAACAGCATGCCCAGCGTGGCCCGCGCCATCAGCTACGGCGCGCTCCTGGGCGCACGCGGAAACAGCGGCGTGATTCTCAGCCAGCTTCTGAAGGGCTTTTCCGACAGCATCCGCGAGCTGAAGAACGTGACTGCTGCCCAGCTCAGTGCCGCTCTTCAGGCTGCTCAGAAGGCGGGCTACGGCGCGGTGATGAAGCCAGTAGAAGGTACGATTCTAAGCGTGGCACGCGGTCTGGCCGACGGCGCAAAGGGCGACTCGCCCGATATGGTGCTGGAAAATGCGCTGCTGGCAGGGCAGGTCGCACTCGACCACACGCCCGAACAGCTCCCGGTGCTGAAACAGGCGGGCGTGGTGGACAGCGGCGGACAGGGCTACCTCTACGTGGTTCAGGGCATCCTGGCGAGTCTGCGCGGCGATGAGCTGCCTGCCGCCCCCGACGTGACCGCCTACGCGCAGGAAGGCTTTGAGCACGAGGAATTCGGCTACTGCACCGAGTTCCTGATGGAAAAGGCCACGCTGCCCATCGAGAAGATCCGTGAACTGGTGGCTCCCTTCGGGGACAGCCTGCTGGTGGTGGGTGCGGAAGGCTTCGTGAAGGGCCACATCCACACCAACGAACCCGATGACCTGCTGGCGACGGTGGGGCGGCATGGGCGCATGCTGAAGACCAAAGTCGAGGACATGGCCGAGCAGCACACCGAGATTCTGGCGCAGGCGGGCAGCGTCACCCGCGCCGAGCAGGAATTGCCCAAATCTGGGCTGGTGGCGGTGGCGAGCGGGTACGGGCTGGTCAAGCTGTTCCGCAGCCTGGGCGCACGCATCGTATCGGGCGGCCAGACAGCCAACCCGAGCGTGCAGGACATCGTGGACGCGGCACGCAGCGTATCGGCGGAGCGCGTCATTATTCTGCCCAACAACAAAAACGTGCTGATGGCGGCACAGAAGGCCGCCGAGCTGCTGGAAGGCCGCGCCGAGGTGGTGCCGACCCGCACCCTGGGGCAGGGCGTGGGCGCGGCGCTGGCCTTCTCTCAGGACACCGACGCCAGCGAACTCACCGAAAGCATGCAGGAAGCGGCAAAGGCCGTGACCACCTTCGAGGTGACACGCGCCAGCCGCACGACCAGCCTGACCACCAAAGACGGGCGCACGCTGGAGATTGCCGACGGCGACGTGATCGGCCTGCAAGACGACGAGCTGACCCACGCGGGCGGCAGCCCCGAAGACGCGGTCCTGGAGATGCTGACCCACAGCTATGCGGGCCAGGAGATCATCACGGTGTTCACCGGCCCCAACGTGACTCCGGAGCAGCAGCAGGACGTGAAAGACCGCCTGGGCAAAGAGTTCCAGATGGCCGAGATCGAAGTGCACGCGGGCGGCCCGGACCTGTACGACTACCTCGTGACGATGGAATAA
- the lysS gene encoding lysine--tRNA ligase, with protein MSDVATSSPDAQPNREGLHEQTVARLNNQAALKEAGFDTHPYSYPQTHHAADVLAAHPGGEAGTRWDDATYSLAGRVMQFRHMGGAAFADVQDGSGTLQVYFGKKVTEQFAATKKIDLGDIIGVQGVPFVTKSGQVTLEAASWQPLVKSLHPLPSKFHGLQDDELRARRRYVDLMVNPDSREVYRTRSRVVRFIRHFLDSREFMEVEGPTLQVVPGGTEAKPFKTFHNALSHEFSMRISLELYLKRLLVGGFERVYEIGRNYRNEGIDRTHNPEFTMLEAYFAYGDYQDMMKLVEQLLHDLVVELKGEPKLTYQGRELDFSLPFRRLDFVTALREQAGLTFDPLDLAQLRAWSDAKHPEFRKVPDYKLLDKLGGEYVEPLLQNPTFLTDMPLAISPLVKVHREREGLAERTDLYIAGFELAPIYSELNDALDQRARFEAQTARRDAGDDEAHEQDEDFLLALEYGMPPTAGMGMGIDRLTMLMADRDSIRDVLLFPLLRPRRARLRRALERPTSQPATAEAGTRMARRPDAPFV; from the coding sequence ATGTCCGATGTCGCCACTTCCAGCCCCGACGCTCAACCCAACCGCGAGGGTCTGCACGAACAGACCGTCGCCCGCCTGAACAACCAGGCCGCGCTGAAGGAAGCCGGCTTCGACACCCACCCCTACAGCTATCCGCAGACGCACCACGCCGCCGACGTGCTGGCCGCGCATCCAGGCGGCGAGGCGGGCACCCGCTGGGACGACGCGACCTACAGTCTGGCGGGCCGGGTCATGCAGTTCCGGCACATGGGCGGCGCGGCCTTTGCCGACGTGCAGGACGGCTCGGGCACCCTGCAGGTGTATTTCGGCAAGAAGGTCACCGAGCAGTTTGCAGCCACCAAAAAGATCGACCTGGGCGACATCATCGGGGTGCAGGGGGTGCCGTTCGTGACCAAATCCGGTCAGGTGACGCTGGAGGCCGCGAGCTGGCAGCCGCTGGTCAAGAGCCTGCACCCGCTCCCCAGCAAGTTTCACGGTCTGCAGGACGACGAACTGCGGGCACGCCGCCGCTACGTCGATCTGATGGTGAACCCCGACAGCCGCGAAGTGTACCGCACCCGCAGCAGGGTGGTGCGGTTCATCCGTCATTTTCTGGATAGCCGCGAGTTCATGGAGGTCGAAGGCCCGACGCTTCAGGTGGTGCCCGGCGGCACCGAGGCCAAGCCCTTCAAGACCTTTCACAACGCCCTGTCCCACGAATTCTCGATGCGGATCAGCCTGGAACTGTACCTGAAGCGCCTGCTGGTCGGCGGCTTCGAACGGGTGTACGAGATCGGGCGCAACTACCGCAACGAGGGAATCGACCGCACGCATAATCCGGAATTCACCATGCTGGAGGCGTATTTCGCATACGGCGACTATCAGGACATGATGAAGCTCGTCGAGCAGTTGCTGCATGACCTGGTGGTCGAGCTGAAGGGTGAGCCGAAGCTGACATATCAGGGCAGGGAACTCGATTTCAGTCTGCCCTTCAGGCGTCTGGATTTCGTGACCGCGCTACGCGAACAGGCGGGTCTGACGTTCGATCCGCTCGATCTGGCGCAGTTGCGGGCCTGGAGCGACGCCAAGCACCCGGAATTTCGCAAGGTGCCCGATTACAAGCTGCTCGACAAGCTGGGCGGCGAGTATGTCGAGCCGCTGCTGCAGAACCCCACCTTCCTGACCGATATGCCGCTCGCCATCAGCCCGCTGGTGAAAGTGCACCGCGAGCGGGAGGGGCTGGCCGAGCGAACCGATCTATATATCGCGGGCTTCGAACTGGCTCCGATCTACAGCGAGCTGAACGACGCTCTCGATCAGCGTGCCCGGTTCGAGGCGCAGACGGCCCGGCGCGATGCGGGTGACGACGAGGCCCACGAGCAGGACGAGGATTTCCTGCTGGCACTGGAATACGGAATGCCGCCGACAGCCGGGATGGGCATGGGTATCGACCGCCTGACCATGCTGATGGCCGACCGCGACAGCATCCGTGACGTGCTGCTGTTTCCGCTGCTGCGCCCGAGAAGGGCGAGGCTGAGAAGAGCGCTGGAGAGACCGACGAGTCAGCCAGCCACAGCTGAGGCTGGTACCCGAATGGCCCGGAGGCCTGACGCGCCGTTCGTCTGA
- a CDS encoding GNAT family N-acetyltransferase, whose product METHLRIDLLTGEAALAFLPNLIPLAVAIFDDDDDFMTLPADAAEKPGLMLLTAWIGTDLRGFKMGYRRSEKHFYSWLGGVLPEARGHGIARRLMDAQHAWATEQGYTTVSTETFNRYRPMLLLNIQSGFDVVGTLTTLGGEAKIVLRKVLGSSGA is encoded by the coding sequence ATGGAAACGCACTTGAGAATTGACCTGCTGACCGGTGAGGCGGCGCTGGCCTTTCTTCCGAATCTGATTCCGCTGGCAGTGGCCATCTTCGATGACGACGACGATTTCATGACGTTGCCCGCCGACGCCGCCGAGAAACCCGGCCTGATGCTGCTGACGGCCTGGATCGGCACCGACCTGCGGGGCTTCAAGATGGGTTACCGGCGCAGCGAAAAGCACTTCTATAGCTGGCTGGGCGGTGTGCTGCCAGAGGCGAGAGGCCATGGCATCGCCCGCCGTCTGATGGACGCCCAGCACGCCTGGGCCACCGAACAGGGGTATACCACTGTCAGCACCGAAACCTTCAACCGCTACCGCCCGATGTTGCTGCTGAACATTCAGAGCGGGTTTGACGTGGTGGGCACACTGACGACCCTGGGCGGAGAGGCCAAGATCGTGCTGAGGAAGGTGCTGGGAAGCTCCGGGGCCTGA